CAAACGAAACGAGACGCCTTTTTTAGTCCGAGCTCCGGCGTGTCTCTCTGAGGAGTGAGGACGAAGAGGCCCCACCGTCACGTACGCCTGCATGTGTCCACGAGTCACCGCACCGGCACATAGTTGTCTTGTTGTTGTACACGACGCACGCATccccgccccgccctcggccctGGTGCATATAAACAAGTGTTGCGTGATCGGCGGCCAGGCCACTGCCCCTTCCAGTCTCGCCGTCGCCGGAGATAGGCCGCCGCCGCCAGCCGGAACGCAACACCGCAGCGGTTACCTGCAGCGGACGGCAGGAACCTAGTCCTCCACTGCTCTGCCTACCCTACAATCGGGATCTCGCGGGCTTCATTAGGGGGGAAAATGTATGTTTTCGTGCATCTCATCCGTTTTATGCTTTTGTTTTCATGGATGTACCTTTGTCCTACCAAGGACCGTGCTACAAAGactgttttttttcttcttcgtGTAAGTTGAGCAGTTGCTATCCATCAGTTCTTTGTTGAAATTCCTTTCTGGAGTTCCTAggattcacagcttcggcgccatCCGCTGCCTCTTTAGATTTAGACCTTACAACGGCTTGTCTGTAGCAGCGACCAGCGAGCGAGTGCAAGAAGCTCCTGTTCGATCGATCTCGGGAGCTCCGATACTGCGCGCAATCCCAAATTTGACACAGAGTCACAGCAATGTCAGGTAGTAAAACGCAGTTCTCGTCAGTAATACATCAATCTAGGATTTTTTTTTGGCTGAAACAAAACAATGGGGCTGACGCGCCGCTCTCACTGCAGTGAGCCATGCCGACGAGCACGAGATATCTCTGTGCGACCCCAGCTCCGAGGACGACCGGCGGCGCCGGAAGATCGGGTCCCTGCCGCTCAAGGCTATCCACGCGCTACGGAAGAAGCGCGCCCGGCGTCGCGTCACTGACTTCCGGTTCCCCGCGGCCATCTCCATCGAGGACGTCCGCGACGCCGAAGAGGAGCGCGCCGTCGCCGCCTTCCGCGACCGTCTCGCCGCGCACCGCCTCCTCCCCGACAAGCACGACGACTACCACATGATGCTGAGGTTCGATTACAGAGGAGTAGGGGAGGGGGAGCCCTCATTCAAGCAATTATTATACATTTGTTGTTTCAATATGCAAGTCCATCATTCGATTTAATCTCGAGATTTCAGTACatcatttgttgtttttcagtacATCATTTTATTATACATCTCAGTACATCATTCGATTAATCTCGAGATTTTAATATACAGGTCCATCATTCAAGCATCATTTGTTCTATAAATCAAATTTGGTGCTTTTCTTTTGTAGTTTTTTTACATTTTATATATAGGTTTAACTTAGACCGTTAGGTCTTCATAAAATCTAATGGTGAATATTTTTCTCCTTTTCTCGATTAATCTTGAGATTTCAGTACCCTCTCCGCGCAAGTGGATGCTTCTTTTGACTATGTTGTATTAATATAAATAGATACATTCCTCGTTTGCCATTAATGACTTCATCCTGTGCGTTCTCTCGATGATAAACGCAGGTTTCTTAAAGCAAGGAAGTTCGATTCCGACAAGGCAATGCAAATGTGGTCAGAGATGCTGAGGTGGAGGAAAGAGTTTGGTACCGACACAATCTTGGAGGTGATGAGAGATTTTGTCTTCACAATTTTGTTTCACAAGTTGTCAAACACCCAAACCTGTGTTCTTTTTGGATCCTTCCATTGATGGACAATCGGGGTTCATGTTGTCAGGACTTTGAGTTCGACGAGCTCAACGATGTACTCCACTACTATCCTCAGGGCTACCATGGCGTCGACCGTGAAGGCCGGCCCGTGTACATTGAGAGGCTCGGCAAAGTTGATCCGAACAAGCTCATGCAGATCACCTCGGTGGATCGCTACATCAAGTACCATGTGCAGGAGTTCGAGAGGGCCTTCAGGGAGAGGTTCCCTGCCTGCACACTGTCAGCCAAGAGGCACATTGACTCCACTACCACTATACTGGACGTCCATGGTGTGGTATGCTAATGCTTAATGGCCCAGTGACTGGGCAGAAACATTCAGTTTTCATGTCTTCGTTGCTAGTACTGTCAGATTGTCGTCCACTCAGTTTCTTACTGTTGTTTCAGGGGTTCAAGAATTTCTCAAAGACCGCAAGGGAGCTTGTCCAACGTATGCAGAGAATAGACAGTGACTACTACCCTGAGGTACTTGTGCTGTTGTGAATGTGAATGAATGTGATGTGCCAGGTTGTTTTGCTTGAGCAACCTTTCTAACTGAAGATGAATTTGCAGACGCTACATCAGATGTATGTTGTGAATGCAGGCAGTGGGTTTAAGTTGATCTGGAACAGTGTTAAGGGATTCCTAGACCCAAAAACTTCTTCCAAGATCCATGTAAGCTCCATGACTGATATTATAACATGACAGTTATGTTGCATAAACAATAGTTCTGCGGCATAAGAGCTTATATAGTCTTCTTCATAGGTTCTTGGTTCCAACTACCAGAGCAGACTTATCGAAGTTATTGACTCAAGGTTAGTGCCAATTTATTATATCATCAGAATTATTTGAAGTCGTATATTTGGCTTACCATCTTATGAAAATACATTTTTGCATATGTTTTATCAGTGAATTGCCAAAATTTCTTGGCGGATCATGCACATGCAGTGAGAAGGGTGGTTGCCTCAGGTCTAACAGGGGTCCATGGAATGACCCTGTCATCATGAAGGTACCCTAATAAATTCTACAATTATGTAACCATGTCTTTTTGCAATGCGTTAATGAATCTGGCCAGAACTTCATGTGGAGAACATTTTCCTGTGACAGGAGAGATATTTGCTTTCAGTTCCTCTTCAGGCATGAAAGGGTATGAAAATCCTTCTATGGACTAACAGAAATTTTCATTTGTAGCTAATACACAGTATGGAAGGTGGTAGTACTAGAGAAATAAAGCAAGTTTCTGACGGGGACGAAAGAAGTGGCTCTTCCCTAAGGGCAGAAAACCTGAAGGCAAGGTTCTGAAATTCCATTTTTCTAAATCATTGCAACACTGACTACAGCTTTAGTTTTCCGAGACATTGATATTATTATTTCTCTTGGAAGCAGGGCATGCTTAGTGACATATCAAATGCTGAATCTGAGTCGGATGTTGATGACGTTGGTTTAACAGTTGTCCAAAAGAGTACGGACCACAGTTTACTAACCCCAGTTCATGAAGAAGTATGTATCATGTTAATTTTAGAATTCCAATCATTGTTTACCTTAACTTGGATAAACTTCTACGTATCCAGTTTCTGTAATATCGTGTATATATGATACCTTATGTGAGCTGATTTTGTATCTAATGGTTTTCTTAGGTCAAGGGGTCAGATACTTCGATATTTTGTAGTTCTAGCAGTAAGCATCTCCTAGATACAACTCCTGGAGCTCCTCAGGCCACCCCTCAAATGGAGATGCCCATTCAGTTGACTTGCCGTAAATATTTTCCTACCTTTGGGTGGCTAAATAATTTAGGTATATACTTTCTCTTTTTTACTTTTTTTCCTTGAACATGCATCTTTTTACTTTGTGGTATAAGTTTTCTTTTCATCCATTAAAAATTAAGGGCTTGTTTTGGAGCAAGGATAATAGGGAGAATTGAGGGGGTCAAAATCCTtactattcaattttaaatagtaAGGGATTTTGGCCCCCTCAATTCCCTCCATTACTCGTGCTCCTAAACAAGCTCTAAGCGAATGTCTATTGCTTTCTACTGCAATTCTGATCTGCATCTATTTCGTTTCCATCTGCAtggtgtcttcaccacaaaaataCTAGATACTAATTGAACCATCTGATATAAGCTTTCCTCCATTACAAAACATAAGTGCATGTCTATTGCATTGCTAACTGTTCATCGTGTCGAACAAAATGTTCCTCGGTAAACAATTCTAATCTGAATTTGTCATTTCCATCTGCATGATGTCTTTAATAAAACATTACTAGTTAATAATTGAACCATCTGATATAAGCTTTCCATCTTTAAAAAAAAATAGTGATTGCTTGGACTTCAGAGCACTGAAAACTGTTACTTGTTGAATAAAATGTTCCTACGTAAATGTTTATAATCTGAACATGTCATTTCCGTCTGCATAACGTCCTTACCATAAATTTAGCTACGAATTGAACCATCTGTTAACTTGCTTTATAACCTACCGTTCTTCCTGTGAAATTTCAGGGAATGCTTACATTAGTTTGCATGGTACATCCGCTGGAAGGACTCTGGAAAACCTTGCTACCGGACTGATCACACTCTTGATCAGGATATCATCTTTCTTCCACCTTTCCGTCTACCGGCAAGAAAGATTTATAGAAACCGTCCAACCCTGTGCCGCGGCACAGGAACCAGAACCTCAAAGGGAAGAGGACATGAGTGCTTGTTTACGACGCCTCAAGAAGCTCGAGTCACTGTGTGATCACCTCATGAGCAAACCTccggatatgccgaaggagaaaGAACTTGTATTGATGCAGTCCTTCGATCGGATAAAATCCCTCGAGGCTGAACTGGAGGCGACGAAAAACGTAAGTTGGTTTTTTACTACTAATCACTCTGTGTAGATTCGTAGGATGAGTGCGGTACCAGGACAATCCTAGGCGAAAAATGTCCCCTGTCACAATGATTCCCAATGCTCTTGTGTTGTCACATCTGTAGATTTTTCTTTTGTTGCGGCCATCCTCGTTCTCAGAGTGATCTATAGTTACTGACGGTTTAGGATTCATTCGTGTTGCAGCGCTTTTTAAAATCTACTATGATTTACATGCTTCAGAGTAACATTAAGTTTCGGAGTTTCCCCATTAGTCGATGGAGCAAGAAAcctgctatatatatatatgtgacaGGCATATTCATACATGGCTTGTTATTTTGTTCTCACTGCCTGTACTAAGAAGCATCTTTTTTTTAATTGCGCCTGGTGCCGTTAGTTGAACTCATATAATTGCTGAGGTTTCGCTCTTTGAATGGACATGCCTCGTATCTCAACAGGCGCTGCAGGCTGCGGTGGAAAagcagatggaactggtggagacGGTAGAAGCTCTGCAGCACCAATCGACCAGCGTTAGGGTAAGCCACTCGTGAACTCCTTTTTTAGGCTTGTTGATGCAATCTTGCCTGATGCTATATTTGGCGGAACTGAACGTACCATTCTGATTACTTGTGCAGAGGAGATTTTGCTGTTCATAGGagtagggttgtcgtcgtcgcgccGAAGCTGTCTGGGTTAGCAAATAATGAACCTGACGCTGCCCTTGGCATCTTGTTTTTGCTCGACTTCTGAAGCGTCATGACGCCAAACCTGTCGCTGGCTCGGCACACTGTATGCGCGGATGCGTGTGAAATCGATCATTTTTTTTGTAGCTACACTCTGGCTTCTGTGATCTCCAGAGCTTGCAAAATGTCAAAGCTTTCGCTGCCCTACTGCTGCGTATTGTTGAGCCGTGTCATTTGCCCTTGGCATTTCGAACCATCCATAGCGCTAGCTATTTTTGACCGCTCCCCTCCCATTTGAGTTCTTGATCGACTCCCGCCCGCGTGCACCGGCGCCAACCTCTGCCCACGCGGCCGCGCCCCTCCGCCTCCGCGTGTCACTCCCGCACGTTTCTGCTCGCCTGGTAGTAACCCGAACGCGCATTGCCGCGCCGTCAAGGGTCGATCCGATCGGGGAGGAGGCGTGACAAGAGATGGGTCCCCACGGAGGCATTGCGCTCCGCGCAGCCGTACTCGCCGCCGTCCGCTTCGCCGCCGCCGGGTTCATCTCAAGTCAGGTAGCTTCTGACACGCATACGCTGTGGGTCTGGTGTCGGGTTCCTTCCCGGTTCGCCTTCTAACGCTCCGCCGTTCCGCCGTACGTGGATGCAGATGACGCGCTGCTGTACCACTTTTCTCTGGATGGATAGTTTTCAAGATATAATATGGACATCTTTATATCTGAATGAAATCCGAAAAGGGTGGTAGATAGGCAATGCTAACCAGCTAAACTCTGCTTTCACTTGTTCGGCATGGTAAAATTTCGTGGTTGACCAGAGGCTCTGAACAAGCTCAACCAAGTACTAGAATGCCGAGTAACTTGCTAATTGCCAAACGCGAAGACAGTGACATCACCACCGGGAGAAAAAATAGGTCTGGACTCTGGATGGTCGGATACCTTATCCGGCGCTCTCCAATGGGCACACGCCATGGGCACACGGCCAAATCCTCGTCTCCTCCACCACTAACCTCGCATTCCGACGTCCCCGCCATATCTGCCAAGTCAGCATCCCACTATATACCCAACTCCATTAATCAAGCGGACACGTTGCTTGCTCCCAAGATCAAGCGCCTCCCGCCTCCAGCACTCTAACTCAGGGGACACGATCGCCATGGCCGCCACATCGACCGCCGCCGCCGTGCTGTCCCCGCCGTCCGTGGCCGGGCTCCGCCTGGCGCCGTCTCCCGGCCGGGCGCGCGTGTCGTTCCgcgcggcgccggcgccggcgcggcGGTCCGTGGCGGCGCGCGCGGAGCTGAGCTCGGCGCTGGTGATCAGCCTGAGCACGGGCGTGTCGCTCTTCCTGGGCCGCTTCGTCTTCTTCAACTTCCAGCGGGAGAACGTGGCGAAGCAGGTGCCCGCGCAGAACGGCAAGACGCACTTCGACGCCGGCGACGAGCGCGCCAAGGAGTTCGCGGCCCTGCTCAAGTCCAACGACCCCGTGGGCTTCAACCTCGTCGACGTCCTCGCCTGGGGCTCGCTCGGCCACATCGTCGCCTACTACATCCTCGCCACCTCCAGCAACGGATACGACCCCAACTTCTTCTGAGCGGTCGTCGAGGATGTATTCTACAGACAGCCGTGTGCGTGCGTGTGTGCTTGTCATGTATCCGATCAAAGTTTGGTTAATTTGGACAAGTAGTGCAACTGCAGAATAATTGGTATTTGTATAGTGCACCATGCCAACATGAATTTGATCTGTCTCTGTCTTCACTATTCAGTTACTCCCCCTGTCAGTATGTCATGCGCGATGCCGAGGGCTGGTTGTTTGCCTGGTCCTATCCGGCACGTCCAACTGGCGTGGCCGAGGCCAGCTCCAGCCCGGCCACCTCGTCCAGCGCGGGCGCCGCAACGAAAGCGAACCCCTCGCTGCAGGAAAAAAATTCAGTACAGACCGGACGTAGAACGAAGGTATTACAGCCCCAGACAAACAATGCGTGCGGGCCCACGCCATCAGCATCAGCCTCTAGCCTAGCTTCAGTGGCCTTTATCTCGGGCTCGGCTTCGTACAGTCAGCTCGCTCGGCCTCTTGCTCGGCTTTAGTAACAATAGGAGCTGAGCTGAATCGATTTATACAGGTCACGGAAGGTTAAGAAAAGGAAAGAGCCCATATAATTCACGGAAGGGTAAAGAAAGGAAGTaaccgtcaccgtcgccgccgctgACCGGACCGTCCTATATTTTGGTGAGGTCTTGTTAACATCTTTATCTCCACAAAAATTCTCTTTCATTGTATATTCTTTGAGTATCGTTGACGCCTCTAATCACCACGAAAAAGATACAAAGACATGGATGAACATGAAGGCATGGCAAATAAGTTTGTGCTCCCTTTTACTGATGACAATTCTGCTATTCTTGGGGATCATGGAGGCGACAGACAGCAGAACACACATGTAGAATCAATTATTTATTTGATATCACATCTGTTTCACCTGTAGTTTGGTCATTTATGGTCTACGCAAAAAATATAATACTTGTTCAGGAAGAGCAGACACGTAAAGCAACTTCGATGACTACTAGTGCAAAAGATCAGGCTAATGACATATCAATACCTGAAGATACAGAGGTAATAGAACTATGCATAACAATTCTTTTGTATTGTAATAGAACTTTTATTCTGAACGCATTTTAATAGGTGGTAGATGATGCTGAACCAACTCTGATCGTTCCTCAAATTGGGATGTCTTTTGACTCTGAAAAGAATGCTTATGACATGTATAACACATATGCTGGTCAGGTTGGGTTCAGTATAAGAAAGCATGATACA
This portion of the Zea mays cultivar B73 chromosome 2, Zm-B73-REFERENCE-NAM-5.0, whole genome shotgun sequence genome encodes:
- the LOC100285123 gene encoding phosphatidylinositol/phosphatidylcholine transfer protein SFH6 isoform X1, whose amino-acid sequence is MSVSHADEHEISLCDPSSEDDRRRRKIGSLPLKAIHALRKKRARRRVTDFRFPAAISIEDVRDAEEERAVAAFRDRLAAHRLLPDKHDDYHMMLRFLKARKFDSDKAMQMWSEMLRWRKEFGTDTILEDFEFDELNDVLHYYPQGYHGVDREGRPVYIERLGKVDPNKLMQITSVDRYIKYHVQEFERAFRERFPACTLSAKRHIDSTTTILDVHGVGFKNFSKTARELVQRMQRIDSDYYPETLHQMYVVNAGSGFKLIWNSVKGFLDPKTSSKIHVLGSNYQSRLIEVIDSSELPKFLGGSCTCSEKGGCLRSNRGPWNDPVIMKLIHSMEGGSTREIKQVSDGDERSGSSLRAENLKGMLSDISNAESESDVDDVGLTVVQKSTDHSLLTPVHEEVKGSDTSIFCSSSSKHLLDTTPGAPQATPQMEMPIQLTCRKYFPTFGWLNNLGNAYISLHGTSAGRTLENLATGLITLLIRISSFFHLSVYRQERFIETVQPCAAAQEPEPQREEDMSACLRRLKKLESLCDHLMSKPPDMPKEKELVLMQSFDRIKSLEAELEATKNALQAAVEKQMELVETVEALQHQSTSVRRRFCCS
- the LOC100285458 gene encoding photosystem I reaction center subunit V, translated to MAATSTAAAVLSPPSVAGLRLAPSPGRARVSFRAAPAPARRSVAARAELSSALVISLSTGVSLFLGRFVFFNFQRENVAKQVPAQNGKTHFDAGDERAKEFAALLKSNDPVGFNLVDVLAWGSLGHIVAYYILATSSNGYDPNFF